Proteins encoded in a region of the Leifsonia sp. PS1209 genome:
- a CDS encoding GuaB3 family IMP dehydrogenase-related protein codes for MEIEIGRAKRARRVYAFDDIAVVPSRRTRDPEDVSVSWSIDAYQFSIPFLAAPMDSVVSPTTAIMMGQLGGLGVLDLEGVWTRYEDPEPLLAEIRGLPADKATARMQEIYAEPIKPELVTARLAEIREGGVTVAGALSPQRTQELYETVVAAGVDLFVIRGTTVSAEHVSKSVEPLNLKKFIYELDVPVIVGGAATYTAALHLMRTGAAGVLVGFGGGAASTTRSTLGIHAPMATAVADVAGARRDYMDESGGRYVHVIADGGLGSSGDIVKAIACGADAVMLGSTLARATDAPGGGYHWGAEAHHSQLPRGNRVSVGQVAPLEEILYGPAPVAEGSANLVGALRRSMATTGYSDLKEFQRVEVVVAPYRAQ; via the coding sequence ATGGAGATTGAGATCGGGCGCGCCAAGCGCGCTCGCCGCGTTTACGCCTTCGATGACATCGCCGTGGTTCCGAGCCGGCGCACCCGCGACCCCGAAGATGTGTCGGTGTCGTGGTCCATCGACGCGTACCAGTTCTCCATCCCGTTCCTCGCAGCGCCGATGGACTCGGTCGTCTCTCCGACCACCGCGATCATGATGGGCCAGCTCGGCGGTCTCGGCGTCCTCGACCTCGAAGGCGTCTGGACCCGCTATGAAGACCCGGAGCCGCTGCTCGCCGAGATCCGCGGCCTCCCCGCCGACAAGGCGACGGCCAGGATGCAGGAGATCTACGCGGAGCCGATCAAGCCGGAGCTCGTCACGGCACGCCTGGCCGAGATCCGCGAGGGCGGCGTCACCGTCGCCGGCGCGCTCTCCCCGCAGCGAACGCAGGAGCTCTACGAGACCGTCGTTGCTGCCGGCGTCGACCTGTTCGTGATCCGCGGAACCACGGTGTCCGCCGAGCACGTCTCCAAGAGCGTCGAGCCGCTCAACCTCAAGAAGTTCATCTACGAACTGGATGTGCCCGTCATCGTCGGCGGCGCGGCCACGTACACGGCCGCTCTGCACCTGATGCGCACCGGTGCTGCCGGCGTGCTCGTCGGCTTCGGCGGCGGCGCGGCATCCACCACCCGCTCGACCCTGGGCATCCACGCTCCGATGGCCACGGCAGTCGCCGACGTCGCCGGCGCTCGCCGCGACTACATGGACGAGTCGGGCGGACGCTACGTGCACGTCATCGCCGACGGCGGCCTCGGCAGCTCCGGCGACATCGTCAAGGCCATCGCCTGCGGTGCGGACGCCGTCATGCTCGGCTCGACGCTGGCCAGGGCGACGGACGCTCCTGGCGGCGGATACCACTGGGGTGCAGAGGCGCACCACTCGCAGCTGCCGCGCGGCAACCGCGTCTCCGTCGGGCAGGTCGCCCCGCTCGAGGAGATCCTGTACGGCCCGGCCCCGGTGGCCGAAGGCTCTGCGAATCTGGTGGGAGCCCTTCGACGCTCGATGGCAACCACGGGATACTCGGACTTGAAGGAGTTCCAGCGCGTCGAGGTCGTCGTCGCGCCGTACCGAGCGCAATAA
- a CDS encoding aminotransferase class I/II-fold pyridoxal phosphate-dependent enzyme, whose product MTVEASPLSQLRTRTSEKWRAYPDDVLPLFVAEMDYPLAEPVAAALHDAISRSDTGYIGPDDAAKRALADFASASWGWEVEPERTLTTTDVSVVIVESLRLAIRPGDRVIITPPVYPPFFELVPEAGGVVDEVPLLFSDADGWSLDLDGIARAFAAGARAFLLCNPHNPLGLVHSAEQLAEVAALAARYDAVVVSDEVHAPLTHPDATFTPFLSVSAEARRHGIAAHAASKAWNLAGLKCAIFVTADDRMTDRIRSLPIEVEVRTSHLGRIATEAAYRDGRAWLTDALAAIGSNRARLTTLLAEHLPDARYCEPHASYLAWVDLRALGWGDDPSARILTEAKVALNPGADFGRQGAGFVRLNFACSPAVLEEAVTRIARMRSGWMR is encoded by the coding sequence ATGACGGTCGAAGCCTCCCCGCTCTCCCAGCTCAGGACCCGCACCAGCGAGAAGTGGCGCGCGTATCCGGACGACGTGCTCCCGCTGTTCGTCGCCGAGATGGACTACCCGCTCGCCGAGCCGGTCGCCGCTGCGCTGCACGACGCCATCTCCCGCTCCGACACCGGATACATCGGGCCGGACGACGCCGCGAAGCGCGCCCTCGCCGACTTCGCCTCCGCATCCTGGGGCTGGGAGGTGGAGCCGGAGCGCACGCTGACGACCACGGACGTGAGCGTCGTCATCGTCGAATCCCTGCGGCTGGCGATCCGGCCAGGCGACCGGGTGATCATCACGCCCCCGGTCTATCCGCCGTTCTTCGAGCTGGTGCCGGAGGCCGGCGGGGTGGTCGACGAGGTGCCGCTGCTGTTCTCCGATGCAGACGGCTGGTCGCTCGACCTGGACGGCATCGCGCGCGCGTTCGCCGCGGGCGCCCGTGCGTTCCTGCTCTGCAATCCGCACAACCCGCTCGGCCTGGTGCACTCCGCCGAGCAACTGGCGGAGGTGGCCGCGCTGGCCGCACGGTACGACGCCGTCGTGGTCAGCGACGAGGTGCACGCGCCGCTCACCCACCCGGACGCGACGTTCACCCCATTCCTCTCCGTCTCCGCGGAGGCCCGCCGCCACGGGATCGCCGCCCACGCCGCGAGCAAGGCCTGGAACCTCGCCGGGCTGAAGTGCGCGATCTTCGTGACGGCCGATGACAGGATGACCGACCGCATCCGGTCGCTGCCCATCGAAGTGGAGGTGCGCACCAGCCATCTCGGACGTATCGCCACCGAGGCCGCATACCGCGACGGCCGCGCCTGGTTGACGGATGCCCTGGCCGCCATCGGCAGCAATCGCGCGCGGCTCACGACGCTGCTGGCCGAGCACCTCCCGGATGCGCGCTACTGCGAACCGCACGCGAGCTATCTCGCCTGGGTGGATCTGCGCGCGCTCGGCTGGGGAGACGACCCAAGCGCGCGCATCCTGACCGAGGCGAAGGTGGCCCTGAACCCCGGCGCCGACTTCGGCCGGCAGGGCGCCGGGTTCGTACGGCTGAACTTCGCGTGCTCGCCCGCGGTGCTGGAGGAGGCGGTCACGCGCATCGCACGGATGCGCTCAGGCTGGATGCGCTGA
- a CDS encoding ATP-binding cassette domain-containing protein, which produces MGHIDVSGVSYTLADGRPLLDDVSFRVGDGRVSALIGANGAGKSTLLRIIRGELRPDSGSVVIDGGLGVMDQFVGHVRDDRTVHDLLVQVAPPAVRAAAERLIAAEDAIIERDETDTQLRYATAIAEYADAGGYDQEVLWDNCTVAALGIPFERARLRPVRSLSGGEQKRVVLEALLRGPEQVLLLDEPDNYLDVPGKRWLEEQLRATRKTVLLVSHDRELLASAADRIVTLELGAAGNTTWTHGGGFGGYHAAREERMERLDELRRRWDEEHAKLKALVLRFKEKAKYNSDLASAYQAAQTRLAKFLAAGPPEARPREQNVRMRLTGARTGRRVVECHGLELTGLMRRFDAEVWFGERIAVLGSNGSGKSHFLRLLAAGGTDPDPAAGHLASAEVAGTPVPHTGVVKLGARVAPGLFAQAHEHPELVGRTLLDILHRGDDRRDGMPREAASRVLDRYGLAVAAEQNFESLSGGQQARLQILLLELSGATLLLLDEPTDNLDLVSAEALEDGLAGFEGTVLAVTHDRWFARGFDRFLVFGADGEVYETGEPVWDEGRVARAR; this is translated from the coding sequence ATGGGCCACATCGACGTCTCAGGCGTCTCGTACACCCTCGCCGACGGCCGGCCGCTGCTCGACGACGTCTCGTTCCGAGTGGGTGACGGACGCGTCTCGGCGCTGATCGGCGCGAACGGCGCGGGGAAATCGACGCTGCTGCGGATCATCCGGGGCGAGCTGCGACCGGATTCCGGTTCGGTGGTCATCGACGGCGGTCTCGGGGTGATGGACCAGTTCGTCGGCCACGTGCGCGATGACCGGACGGTGCACGACCTCCTCGTGCAGGTGGCCCCTCCCGCTGTGCGCGCGGCGGCCGAGCGGCTGATCGCCGCGGAGGACGCGATCATCGAGCGCGACGAGACGGACACCCAGCTGCGCTACGCCACGGCCATCGCCGAGTACGCGGATGCGGGCGGATACGACCAGGAAGTGCTCTGGGACAACTGCACGGTCGCGGCGCTCGGCATCCCGTTCGAGCGCGCCAGGCTGCGGCCGGTGCGCAGTCTGTCCGGCGGGGAGCAGAAGCGCGTCGTGCTGGAGGCGCTGCTGCGCGGTCCGGAGCAGGTGCTGCTGCTCGACGAGCCGGACAACTACCTGGATGTGCCAGGCAAGCGCTGGCTGGAGGAGCAGCTGCGCGCCACGCGCAAGACGGTGCTGCTCGTCTCGCACGACAGGGAGTTGCTCGCGAGCGCCGCCGATCGAATCGTCACCCTGGAGCTCGGCGCGGCAGGCAACACCACCTGGACGCACGGCGGCGGTTTCGGCGGCTACCACGCGGCCCGCGAGGAGCGCATGGAGCGCCTGGACGAGTTGCGCAGGCGCTGGGACGAGGAGCACGCGAAGCTCAAGGCGCTCGTGCTGCGCTTCAAGGAGAAAGCGAAGTACAACAGCGATCTCGCCTCCGCGTACCAGGCTGCTCAGACCAGGCTCGCGAAGTTCCTCGCAGCCGGTCCGCCGGAGGCGAGGCCGCGCGAGCAGAACGTGCGGATGCGGCTGACCGGCGCTCGCACGGGACGCCGCGTCGTCGAATGCCACGGCCTGGAACTGACCGGGCTGATGCGCCGGTTCGACGCGGAGGTCTGGTTCGGCGAGCGCATCGCCGTGCTCGGCTCCAACGGCTCCGGCAAGTCGCACTTCCTGCGGCTGCTGGCCGCGGGAGGGACCGATCCCGATCCGGCGGCCGGTCACCTGGCGTCTGCGGAGGTCGCGGGGACTCCGGTGCCGCACACCGGCGTCGTGAAGCTCGGGGCGCGCGTTGCACCCGGGTTGTTCGCGCAGGCCCACGAGCATCCGGAGCTGGTCGGCAGGACGCTGCTCGACATCCTGCACCGCGGCGACGACCGCAGGGACGGGATGCCGAGGGAGGCGGCCAGCAGGGTGCTGGACCGCTATGGCCTCGCCGTCGCGGCCGAGCAGAACTTCGAGTCGCTGTCCGGTGGGCAGCAGGCGCGGCTGCAGATCCTGCTGCTCGAACTGTCCGGGGCGACGCTGCTGCTCCTCGACGAGCCGACGGACAACCTCGACCTGGTGTCGGCGGAGGCTCTCGAAGACGGACTGGCCGGTTTCGAGGGAACGGTGCTCGCGGTGACCCACGACCGCTGGTTCGCGCGCGGGTTCGACCGGTTCCTCGTCTTCGGCGCGGACGGCGAGGTGTACGAGACGGGCGAGCCGGTGTGGGACGAAGGGCGGGTGGCGAGGGCGCGCTGA
- the guaB gene encoding IMP dehydrogenase — translation MDQSDPFGFIGLTYDDVMLLPGYTDVIPSEVDTSSRLTKRISVSAPLLSSAMDTVTESRMAVAMARQGGIGILHRNLSIEDQAAHVDKVKRSESGMITNPVTTTPDATVEEVDALCGQFRVSGLPVVEADGKLVGIITNRDMRFVSPFERTSTYVRDVMTRMPLITAPVGIDPDSAVAIFAEHKIEKLPLVDADGRLRGLITVKDFDKSEKYPNATKDDEGRLRVGAAIGFFGDGWERAMTLIDAGVDVIVVDTANGESRGVLDIISRLKHEPRAAHVDVIGGQAATRSGAQALIDAGADAIKVGVGPGSICTTRVVAGVGVPQVTAVYESSLAARPAGVPLIADGGLQYSGDIAKALVAGADTVMLGSLLAGTAESPGDLVFVNGKQFKNYRGMGSLGAMQTRGKKTSYSRDRYFQADVPSDEQLIAEGIEGQVPYRGPLSAVAYQLLGGLRQSMFYVGARTIPELKERGKFVRITPAGLKESHPHDIQMVVESPNYTR, via the coding sequence ATGGATCAGTCGGATCCGTTCGGTTTCATCGGTTTGACCTACGACGACGTGATGCTGCTTCCCGGCTACACGGACGTCATCCCGAGCGAGGTCGACACCTCCTCGCGGCTCACCAAGCGCATCTCGGTCTCTGCCCCGCTCCTGTCGAGCGCGATGGACACCGTCACCGAGTCCCGCATGGCCGTCGCCATGGCGCGCCAGGGCGGCATCGGCATCCTGCACCGCAACCTCTCGATCGAAGACCAGGCGGCACACGTCGACAAGGTCAAGCGGTCGGAGTCCGGCATGATCACCAACCCGGTCACCACCACTCCTGACGCCACTGTCGAAGAAGTGGATGCGCTCTGCGGCCAGTTCCGCGTGAGCGGCCTCCCCGTGGTCGAGGCGGACGGCAAGCTCGTCGGCATCATCACCAACCGCGACATGCGTTTCGTGTCGCCGTTCGAGCGCACCAGCACGTACGTGCGCGACGTGATGACCCGCATGCCGCTGATCACCGCGCCGGTCGGCATCGACCCGGACTCCGCCGTCGCCATCTTCGCCGAGCACAAGATCGAGAAGCTCCCGCTGGTCGACGCCGACGGTCGCCTACGCGGTCTCATCACCGTCAAGGACTTCGACAAGAGCGAGAAGTACCCGAACGCCACCAAGGACGACGAGGGCCGCCTGCGCGTCGGCGCGGCCATCGGCTTCTTCGGCGACGGCTGGGAGCGCGCGATGACCCTCATCGACGCCGGAGTCGACGTGATCGTCGTCGACACGGCGAACGGCGAGAGCCGCGGTGTCCTCGACATCATCAGCAGGCTCAAGCACGAGCCGCGCGCCGCCCACGTCGACGTGATCGGCGGCCAGGCGGCCACCCGCTCCGGTGCCCAGGCACTGATCGACGCCGGCGCGGACGCCATCAAGGTCGGCGTCGGGCCAGGCTCCATCTGCACCACCCGCGTCGTCGCCGGCGTCGGCGTTCCGCAGGTGACCGCCGTCTACGAGTCCTCCCTCGCCGCGCGTCCGGCCGGTGTGCCGCTGATCGCCGACGGCGGCCTGCAGTACTCGGGAGACATCGCGAAGGCGCTCGTCGCCGGAGCGGACACCGTCATGCTCGGCTCGCTGCTCGCCGGAACCGCCGAGTCGCCCGGCGACCTGGTCTTCGTCAACGGCAAGCAGTTCAAGAACTATCGCGGCATGGGCTCGCTCGGCGCGATGCAGACCCGCGGCAAGAAGACCTCGTACTCCCGCGACCGCTACTTCCAGGCGGACGTCCCGAGCGACGAGCAGCTCATCGCCGAGGGCATCGAGGGTCAGGTCCCGTACCGCGGCCCGCTGTCCGCCGTGGCGTACCAGCTGCTCGGCGGCCTGCGTCAGTCGATGTTCTACGTCGGTGCCCGCACCATCCCCGAGCTCAAGGAGCGCGGCAAGTTCGTGCGCATCACGCCGGCCGGGCTCAAGGAGTCGCACCCGCACGACATCCAGATGGTCGTCGAGTCGCCGAACTACACGCGCTGA
- the rarD gene encoding EamA family transporter RarD encodes MSEHRRSGLVYAISAYVLWGILPIYFLSLVPASAWEIVAWRVLFSLVFCAILLTVTRSWRVFGRLLLNKRVVFTMGVAGALIYVNWQTYVLATVSGHVVEAALGYFINPIVTVFLGVLVQREKLRIAQWVAVGVSIVAVVVLAIGYGSMPWIALILAFSFGLYGLIKKRVGGAVDAVSGLTLETMWLMPVAIVQLVVVGATVGITIGTVSVWHTVAMAGAGVITAVPLLFFAAASRRLPLVYMGFIQYFAPFIQFLVGVVVLHEAMPPERWFGFAIVWLALLILCVDMIVASRSGRKGAELDVATVE; translated from the coding sequence CTGTCCGAGCACCGCCGGTCCGGACTCGTCTACGCCATCTCCGCGTACGTGCTCTGGGGCATACTGCCGATCTACTTCCTGTCGCTGGTGCCGGCGAGCGCGTGGGAGATCGTGGCGTGGCGGGTGCTGTTCTCTCTCGTGTTCTGCGCCATCCTGCTCACCGTCACGCGCAGCTGGCGAGTGTTCGGCCGCCTGCTGCTGAACAAGCGCGTCGTGTTCACGATGGGCGTCGCCGGCGCCCTCATCTACGTGAACTGGCAGACCTACGTGCTCGCGACGGTCAGCGGGCACGTCGTGGAGGCGGCGCTCGGCTACTTCATCAACCCGATCGTCACCGTGTTCCTCGGTGTTCTCGTGCAGCGCGAGAAGCTGCGGATCGCGCAGTGGGTGGCGGTCGGCGTGAGCATCGTCGCCGTTGTCGTGCTGGCGATCGGCTACGGCTCGATGCCGTGGATCGCCCTCATCCTGGCGTTCTCGTTCGGGCTGTACGGCCTGATCAAGAAGCGCGTCGGCGGGGCGGTGGATGCGGTCTCCGGGTTGACCCTGGAGACCATGTGGCTGATGCCGGTCGCCATCGTTCAGCTGGTCGTGGTGGGCGCGACGGTCGGCATCACCATCGGCACCGTGAGCGTCTGGCACACGGTCGCGATGGCGGGCGCGGGCGTGATCACGGCCGTCCCTCTGCTGTTCTTCGCCGCCGCGTCACGGAGGCTGCCGCTGGTCTACATGGGGTTCATCCAGTACTTCGCGCCGTTCATCCAGTTCCTGGTGGGCGTGGTGGTGCTGCACGAGGCCATGCCGCCCGAACGCTGGTTCGGGTTCGCCATCGTCTGGCTGGCGCTGCTCATCCTGTGCGTCGACATGATCGTCGCCAGCCGCTCCGGGCGGAAAGGCGCGGAACTCGACGTCGCGACCGTGGAATAA
- the groES gene encoding co-chaperone GroES, translated as MSVSIKPLEDRIVIKQVEAEQTTASGLVIPDTAKEKPQEGEVVAVGPGRIDDNGNRVPLDVAVGDKVIYSKYGGTEVKFGGEDYLVLSARDVLAVVVR; from the coding sequence GTGTCGGTCTCCATCAAGCCGCTCGAGGATCGCATCGTCATCAAGCAGGTCGAGGCTGAGCAGACCACTGCATCTGGTCTGGTCATTCCTGACACTGCCAAGGAGAAGCCGCAGGAGGGTGAAGTCGTCGCCGTCGGCCCCGGCCGCATCGACGACAACGGCAACCGCGTTCCGCTCGACGTCGCCGTCGGCGACAAGGTCATCTACTCCAAGTACGGGGGAACCGAGGTCAAGTTCGGTGGCGAGGACTACCTCGTCCTCTCCGCTCGCGACGTTCTGGCCGTCGTCGTCCGCTGA
- a CDS encoding class I SAM-dependent methyltransferase, whose amino-acid sequence MDRSELVELLSTEGLRLLDSLPPYHSERDVLRMVSDLRKAGHSPGLVAAVLTQTKLRSKAKAKFGPFADRMLFTEAGLEQATRLPVAARHAGRFQAAGLERVADLGCGIGGDALAISALDIDVLAVDADEVTAAIASYNLAPFPGTTVEHRRAEDVDLRSFDGVFLDPARRTAGHGQTSRLTDPDEYSPSLGFAFELATGRSLGVKLGPGLDRDLIPSTAEAQWVSVDGQVVEMGLWFGVLARPGVGRAALVIRGDAADELTAASDSDDAETGALGEYLYEPDGSVIRARLIGDLARSIDGSMLADGIAYITSDTRTETPFATGFRVVDTLPFNERDLKRALRERGIGTLEIKKRGVDVDPATLRKRLSLSGQASATLLLTRVAGKHTALLVERIH is encoded by the coding sequence ATGGATCGGTCGGAACTCGTCGAGCTGCTCTCCACCGAGGGGCTGCGGCTGCTCGATTCCCTGCCGCCGTACCACTCCGAGCGGGATGTGCTCCGGATGGTCAGCGACCTGCGCAAAGCCGGGCACTCCCCCGGGCTCGTCGCCGCCGTCCTCACCCAGACGAAACTGCGGTCGAAGGCGAAAGCGAAGTTCGGCCCGTTCGCCGACAGGATGCTGTTCACCGAGGCCGGGCTGGAACAGGCGACGCGGCTGCCGGTCGCCGCACGCCACGCCGGCCGCTTCCAGGCCGCCGGCCTCGAGCGCGTGGCCGACCTCGGCTGCGGCATCGGCGGTGACGCACTCGCGATCTCCGCGCTCGACATCGACGTGCTCGCCGTCGACGCCGACGAAGTCACCGCGGCCATCGCCAGCTACAACCTCGCCCCGTTCCCCGGCACCACCGTGGAGCACAGGAGGGCGGAGGACGTGGACCTGCGCTCGTTCGACGGCGTCTTCCTCGACCCCGCCCGGCGCACGGCGGGGCACGGCCAGACCTCTCGCCTCACCGATCCGGACGAGTACTCGCCGTCCCTCGGCTTCGCCTTCGAGCTCGCGACGGGCCGGTCGCTCGGCGTGAAGCTCGGCCCCGGCCTCGACCGCGACCTCATCCCGTCGACGGCGGAGGCGCAGTGGGTCTCCGTCGACGGCCAGGTGGTCGAGATGGGCCTGTGGTTCGGCGTGCTCGCGCGCCCCGGCGTCGGCCGCGCAGCGCTCGTCATCCGCGGGGACGCTGCCGACGAGTTGACGGCGGCCTCCGACAGCGACGACGCAGAGACCGGCGCGCTCGGCGAATACCTCTACGAACCGGACGGCTCCGTCATCCGGGCCCGCCTGATCGGCGACCTCGCCCGGAGCATCGACGGCAGCATGCTCGCAGACGGCATCGCATACATCACGTCCGACACCAGGACCGAGACGCCGTTCGCCACCGGCTTCCGGGTGGTCGACACCCTCCCGTTCAACGAGCGCGACCTGAAGCGTGCGCTCCGGGAGCGCGGGATCGGCACCCTGGAGATCAAGAAGCGCGGGGTGGATGTGGACCCGGCCACCCTGCGCAAGCGCCTGTCCCTGAGCGGTCAGGCGTCGGCGACACTGCTGCTCACGCGGGTGGCGGGCAAGCACACGGCCCTGCTGGTGGAACGCATTCACTGA
- a CDS encoding DUF4190 domain-containing protein — MTDPNVPAEPVDPNAQNGEAPSGDAQTGAVPPVPPEAAPAAPVPPAPPAPPVPPAGYGQQPPAPGQPYGQQQAYGQQPQQPYGQQQQYGQQPYGQQQPYGQQQAYGQPAYGQPAPGYAQPYAAPAKSPTLSILSMVGGIIGVVLGWVYGIGFPFGVAAIILGFIGKRKEPAAKGFWLTGIITGFVSVLFSLIIWIIIIIAVIAFSASYNNYGY, encoded by the coding sequence ATGACCGATCCGAACGTGCCGGCGGAGCCGGTGGACCCCAACGCGCAGAACGGTGAAGCACCGTCCGGCGACGCACAGACCGGCGCCGTCCCGCCTGTTCCGCCCGAGGCCGCCCCCGCTGCGCCCGTGCCTCCCGCGCCGCCTGCGCCGCCCGTGCCCCCGGCCGGATACGGTCAGCAGCCGCCGGCGCCCGGCCAGCCGTACGGCCAGCAGCAGGCATACGGCCAGCAGCCCCAGCAGCCGTACGGTCAGCAGCAGCAGTACGGCCAGCAGCCGTATGGACAGCAGCAGCCGTACGGGCAGCAGCAGGCGTACGGCCAGCCGGCATACGGCCAGCCCGCCCCCGGATACGCGCAGCCGTACGCTGCGCCCGCCAAGTCGCCGACGCTGAGCATCCTGTCGATGGTCGGCGGCATCATCGGTGTCGTCCTCGGCTGGGTGTACGGCATCGGTTTCCCGTTCGGCGTCGCCGCGATCATCCTCGGCTTCATCGGCAAGAGGAAGGAGCCGGCGGCCAAGGGCTTCTGGCTCACCGGCATCATCACCGGTTTCGTCAGCGTGCTCTTCTCGCTGATCATCTGGATCATCATCATCATCGCGGTGATCGCGTTCAGCGCCTCGTACAACAACTACGGGTACTGA
- the tsaD gene encoding tRNA (adenosine(37)-N6)-threonylcarbamoyltransferase complex transferase subunit TsaD, with amino-acid sequence MTTSMNTRDPLVLGIETSCDETGIGIVRGTRLLANTIASSMDEHARYGGVVPEVAARAHLEALTPTLRAAVADAGIELADIDAVAVTSGPGLSGALMVGVGAAKALALSLGKPVYAVNHLVGHVGADLLDAHGGQGHPVELPTIALLVSGGHTSLLLVRDLVSDVELLGETIDDAAGEAFDKVARVLGLPYPGGPQIDRVAVDGDPKAIRFPRGLTKPKDLEHHRYDFSFSGLKTAVARWVEQKQDAGEPVPVADVAASFREAVVDVLITKALDACADHGVPRLLLGGGVVANARVRQVAQERATAAGVALRIPDLSLCTDNGAMIAALGAQLIMAGHEPSTLGFSADSTLPVTEIQVAG; translated from the coding sequence ATGACCACGAGCATGAACACGCGCGACCCGCTCGTTCTCGGCATCGAGACCTCCTGCGACGAGACCGGCATCGGCATCGTGCGCGGCACCAGGCTGCTCGCCAACACCATCGCGTCGTCGATGGACGAGCACGCCCGCTACGGTGGCGTCGTGCCCGAGGTCGCCGCGCGCGCCCACCTCGAAGCGCTCACCCCCACGCTCCGCGCGGCGGTCGCCGACGCGGGCATCGAGCTGGCGGACATCGACGCCGTCGCTGTCACCAGCGGGCCGGGCCTCTCCGGCGCGCTCATGGTCGGCGTCGGGGCGGCGAAGGCGCTCGCGCTGTCGCTCGGCAAGCCGGTGTACGCCGTGAACCACCTGGTCGGCCACGTCGGGGCCGACCTGCTCGACGCCCACGGGGGCCAGGGCCACCCCGTCGAGCTGCCGACCATCGCGCTGCTCGTCTCCGGCGGCCACACCTCGCTGCTCCTGGTGCGCGACCTCGTCTCCGATGTCGAGCTGCTCGGCGAGACCATCGACGACGCGGCCGGCGAGGCGTTCGACAAGGTGGCACGAGTGCTCGGCCTGCCGTATCCGGGCGGCCCGCAGATCGACAGGGTCGCCGTCGACGGCGACCCGAAGGCGATCCGGTTCCCGCGCGGCCTCACCAAGCCGAAAGACCTGGAGCACCACCGCTACGACTTCTCGTTCTCCGGCCTCAAGACGGCGGTCGCCCGCTGGGTCGAGCAGAAGCAGGACGCCGGAGAGCCGGTTCCCGTCGCCGATGTCGCTGCGTCGTTCCGCGAGGCCGTCGTGGATGTGCTGATCACGAAGGCGCTCGACGCCTGCGCCGACCACGGCGTGCCGCGGCTGCTGCTCGGCGGAGGGGTCGTCGCGAACGCGCGGGTGCGTCAGGTGGCGCAGGAACGCGCGACGGCAGCCGGGGTCGCCCTGCGCATCCCGGACTTGTCGCTGTGCACGGACAACGGCGCAATGATCGCGGCGCTCGGCGCGCAGCTGATCATGGCGGGCCACGAGCCGAGCACCCTCGGATTCTCGGCGGACTCGACACTGCCGGTGACGGAGATCCAGGTCGCGGGCTGA
- the rimI gene encoding ribosomal protein S18-alanine N-acetyltransferase yields the protein MQLERATFVSDAWSEHSMRSEVASANGYYLVAFEPEHPERIDGYAGLLAPQGAGEGDIQTIAVAPHARRRGLGRVLMLSLIGEARKRGAREVFLEVRADNPGAQSLYRELGFEEIGVRPRYYQPDGVDAIVMRLAVPTPETTTA from the coding sequence ATGCAGCTGGAGCGCGCGACGTTCGTCTCCGACGCCTGGTCGGAGCACTCGATGCGCTCGGAGGTGGCGAGCGCGAACGGGTACTACCTGGTGGCGTTCGAGCCGGAGCATCCGGAGCGCATCGACGGCTACGCGGGACTGCTAGCACCGCAGGGGGCCGGCGAGGGGGACATCCAGACCATCGCCGTCGCACCGCACGCGCGGCGCCGCGGGCTCGGCAGGGTGCTGATGCTCTCGCTGATCGGTGAGGCGAGGAAGCGTGGAGCACGCGAGGTGTTCCTCGAGGTGCGGGCGGACAACCCCGGAGCGCAGAGCCTGTACCGCGAGCTCGGTTTCGAGGAGATCGGCGTGCGGCCCCGCTACTACCAGCCGGACGGCGTCGACGCGATCGTCATGCGTCTCGCCGTCCCGACCCCGGAGACGACCACAGCATGA